One genomic window of uncultured Fibrobacter sp. includes the following:
- a CDS encoding DNA gyrase/topoisomerase IV subunit A, translating to MNSNTPDTTLGLSNVNHLERLYDGWFLDYASYVILDRAVPYFEDGLKPVQRRILHSLFENHDGRYQKVATIVGRTMAYHPHGDASIGDALVTLGQKGLLIDTQGNWGNPLTGDDAAAPRYIEGRLTQFAVDVVFNPETTEWIPSYDGRSEEPVTLPVKFPLLLAQGVDGIAVGLSTSILPHNFRELCEASIAILKGKKFTLYPDFFTGGIIDVSDYNDGMRGGKVRVRAKIEKVDNKTLAIREIPYGTTTTSLIDSIVKANDKGKIKIKHVDDNTSKNVEILIHLQPGTEPQVAIDALYAFTDCEKSLSPCTCVIVNKHPKFIGVSEILRMNTEHTVKLLQWELENERKHLEDKWHMTSLEKIFIEKEVYEVIKKARDRDEMVNLIDEGLKPYVKRYLRRSVTREEILKLAEIPVRRISRFDRKKADELLAELDEKLAQNKYNLEHITDYAIDHFKNILKKYGEGRERKTQIAEFGKVNAVHVALANQKLYVNRKEGFVGTGMKKEEYLFDVSNYDDLIVFKADGSFKIVKVSDKDFVGKDIILVEKFNKDDERHIYNVIHQDGKDGTAYIKRFNVGGVTRDKDYYMGKNKPGSKILYLSSNLNGEAEVVEVTLKPRPRIKLNFEVDFSEVEVKGRGAIGNIVTKYPVKHVKRIRKGVSTLGARVLYFDAPSGIVSTQRKGDRIGEFDEKDKLLIIKENGTARIHDMADPILVGSNIKYLHKFDPAQVFTILYFEGGNYNYMVKRFNLEGCPMTTEFSLVTDHKDTKMIELFATDDARQLMEYQVGREVQKEELDLTEVADVKGYKALGSKFTAKKVKRTSRISPPDSFDDGTSDEGEDEGDPKLF from the coding sequence ATGAATTCTAACACGCCAGATACTACTCTTGGACTTTCCAACGTAAATCATCTTGAAAGGCTCTACGATGGCTGGTTCCTCGACTACGCGAGCTATGTCATCCTCGACCGCGCCGTTCCGTACTTCGAAGACGGCCTCAAGCCGGTCCAGCGCCGCATTTTGCATTCCCTTTTCGAAAACCACGATGGTCGTTACCAGAAGGTCGCCACTATCGTCGGCCGCACCATGGCCTACCACCCGCACGGCGACGCCTCCATTGGCGATGCGCTCGTCACCCTCGGCCAGAAAGGCCTGCTTATAGACACCCAGGGTAACTGGGGCAACCCGCTCACCGGCGACGACGCTGCCGCCCCCCGTTATATCGAAGGCCGCCTCACCCAGTTCGCGGTCGATGTCGTGTTCAACCCCGAGACCACGGAATGGATCCCGAGCTACGACGGACGTAGCGAAGAACCCGTCACGCTCCCGGTCAAGTTTCCGCTGCTGCTCGCCCAAGGCGTCGACGGCATCGCGGTCGGCCTTTCCACGAGCATCCTCCCCCACAATTTCCGCGAGCTCTGCGAAGCAAGCATCGCCATCCTCAAGGGGAAAAAGTTCACGCTGTACCCGGACTTCTTTACCGGCGGCATCATCGACGTGAGCGACTACAACGACGGCATGCGTGGCGGCAAGGTCCGCGTCCGCGCCAAGATCGAAAAAGTCGACAACAAGACGCTCGCCATCCGTGAAATCCCCTACGGCACCACGACGACAAGCCTCATCGACAGTATCGTGAAGGCCAACGACAAGGGCAAAATCAAAATCAAGCACGTCGACGACAACACGAGCAAGAACGTCGAGATCCTCATCCACCTGCAGCCGGGCACGGAACCGCAGGTCGCCATCGACGCACTCTACGCATTCACGGACTGCGAAAAGTCGCTTTCCCCGTGTACCTGCGTCATCGTGAACAAGCACCCGAAATTCATCGGCGTCTCCGAAATCCTCCGGATGAACACGGAACACACCGTGAAACTCCTCCAGTGGGAACTCGAGAACGAGCGCAAGCACCTCGAAGACAAGTGGCACATGACGAGCCTCGAAAAGATCTTCATCGAGAAGGAAGTCTACGAGGTCATCAAGAAGGCCCGCGACCGCGACGAGATGGTGAACCTCATCGACGAAGGCCTCAAGCCCTACGTCAAGCGCTACCTGCGCCGCAGCGTCACCCGCGAAGAAATCCTGAAACTCGCCGAAATCCCGGTCCGCCGCATCAGCCGCTTCGACCGCAAGAAGGCCGACGAACTTTTGGCCGAACTCGACGAAAAACTCGCCCAGAACAAGTACAACCTGGAACATATCACCGACTACGCCATTGACCACTTCAAGAACATCCTCAAGAAGTACGGCGAAGGCCGCGAACGCAAGACGCAGATTGCAGAATTCGGCAAGGTGAACGCCGTCCATGTGGCGCTTGCCAACCAGAAGCTGTACGTGAACCGCAAGGAAGGTTTTGTCGGCACGGGCATGAAGAAGGAAGAATACCTCTTCGACGTTTCCAACTACGACGACCTCATCGTGTTCAAGGCCGACGGAAGTTTCAAGATTGTGAAGGTCTCCGACAAGGACTTCGTAGGCAAGGACATCATCCTTGTCGAGAAGTTCAACAAGGACGACGAACGCCATATATACAACGTCATACACCAGGATGGCAAGGACGGCACCGCCTATATCAAGAGATTCAACGTAGGCGGCGTGACCCGCGACAAGGACTACTACATGGGCAAGAACAAGCCCGGCAGCAAGATTCTGTACCTGTCCAGCAACTTGAACGGCGAAGCGGAAGTGGTCGAAGTGACCCTCAAGCCACGCCCGCGCATCAAGCTCAACTTCGAAGTGGACTTCAGCGAAGTCGAGGTCAAGGGACGCGGTGCCATCGGCAACATTGTCACCAAGTACCCGGTCAAACACGTCAAACGCATCCGCAAGGGCGTGAGCACGCTCGGCGCAAGGGTTCTCTATTTCGACGCTCCGAGTGGCATTGTCTCGACCCAGAGGAAGGGCGACCGCATCGGAGAATTCGACGAGAAGGACAAGCTGCTCATCATCAAGGAAAACGGCACAGCCCGTATCCACGACATGGCAGACCCGATCCTCGTCGGTTCGAACATCAAGTACCTGCACAAGTTCGACCCCGCACAGGTATTCACCATCCTCTACTTCGAGGGCGGCAACTACAACTACATGGTAAAGCGCTTCAACCTCGAAGGTTGCCCGATGACGACCGAATTCAGCCTCGTCACGGACCACAAGGACACGAAGATGATTGAACTCTTCGCCACGGACGATGCGCGCCAGCTCATGGAATACCAGGTCGGCCGCGAAGTGCAAAAAGAGGAACTGGACTTGACCGAAGTCGCAGACGTCAAGGGCTACAAGGCGCTGGGCAGCAAGTTCACCGCCAAGAAGGTCAAGCGTACTAGCCGCATCTCCCCGCCAGACAGTTTCGACGACGGCACAAGCGACGAGGGCGAAGACGAAGGCGACCCGAAGTTGTTCTAG